One window from the genome of Phycisphaerae bacterium encodes:
- a CDS encoding thioredoxin family protein, with protein sequence MNPEVPPAEADRSQSQSNAQDQPAEATTGQDSTAAKKLPRLVDLGAGKCIPCKQMAPILESLKKEYAGRFEVEFIDVWENPNAGNLYRIRMIPTQIFYDSSGKELFRHEGFYGREDILNKWKELGIELADDSQAS encoded by the coding sequence GTGAATCCGGAGGTCCCGCCTGCGGAAGCGGATCGGTCGCAATCGCAGTCGAATGCACAGGACCAACCCGCCGAGGCAACGACCGGACAGGACTCAACGGCCGCAAAGAAACTGCCGCGGCTGGTTGATCTCGGGGCGGGCAAGTGCATCCCCTGCAAGCAGATGGCCCCGATCCTGGAGTCACTCAAGAAGGAGTACGCCGGACGATTCGAAGTCGAGTTCATCGACGTTTGGGAGAATCCCAATGCCGGCAATCTGTATCGGATTCGCATGATCCCGACACAGATCTTCTACGATTCCTCGGGCAAGGAGCTGTTCCGACACGAAGGCTTCTACGGCCGGGAGGACATCCTCAACAAGTGGAAGGAACTGGGTATCGAGTTGGCGGACGATTCGCAGGCGAGCTGA
- a CDS encoding cytochrome c biogenesis protein CcdA — MIEQLFTALTHAVEGTPIVALAASFVWGILSIILSPCHLASIPLIVGFIDQQGQMTTRRAFGISTLFSVGILITIALIGVITAAAGRMMGDIGRYGNYFVATIFFLVGLILLDVITMPWSGPGQVQMKRKGALAAFILGLVFGIALGPCTFAYMAPILGVAFKVATTSALYGAILLLVYGIGHCSVIVLAGTSTELVQKYLNWNEQSKGAVILKKICGILVLLGGVYLLYTAH; from the coding sequence ATGATTGAGCAGCTTTTCACCGCCTTGACTCATGCCGTTGAGGGCACACCGATCGTTGCTCTAGCGGCCTCTTTCGTCTGGGGCATCCTCAGCATCATCCTGAGCCCCTGTCACCTGGCGAGCATTCCGCTGATCGTCGGTTTCATCGACCAGCAGGGACAGATGACCACCCGGCGGGCCTTCGGCATCTCCACGCTGTTCTCGGTCGGCATCTTGATCACCATCGCCCTAATCGGGGTGATCACGGCGGCGGCGGGGCGGATGATGGGCGACATCGGCCGTTACGGCAACTACTTCGTGGCAACCATTTTCTTCCTGGTCGGCCTGATCCTGCTGGATGTCATCACCATGCCCTGGTCCGGCCCCGGCCAGGTTCAGATGAAGCGTAAGGGGGCCTTGGCAGCCTTCATCCTGGGACTGGTCTTCGGGATCGCGCTCGGCCCGTGTACCTTTGCGTACATGGCCCCGATCCTGGGCGTGGCCTTCAAGGTCGCGACGACCAGCGCCCTGTACGGGGCGATCCTGCTGCTGGTCTACGGCATCGGGCACTGTTCGGTCATCGTGCTGGCCGGCACCTCGACCGAACTGGTGCAGAAGTACCTGAACTGGAACGAGCAGTCCAAGGGTGCGGTGATTCTGAAAAAGATTTGCGGTATCCTGGTGCTGCTCGGCGGTGTTTATCTCTTGTACACGGCGCACTGA